Proteins from one Nakamurella multipartita DSM 44233 genomic window:
- a CDS encoding IS701 family transposase: protein MDAAGFAAVGEELDAFAGQVFSSLLRSDQRATAGVYLRGLMLDGRRKSMQPMAARLGVDHQRLQQFITNSPWDVVPVRRTLARLAIQAIEPQAWVVDDTGQAKEGTESACVARQYSGTLGKIGNCQVAVSVHAVTDKASAPLDWRLFMPVSWDDRSASTEESAAEVRRRRRRCQIPDTQHHRPKWQLALEMIDDLLALGHRPPVVVADAGYGDTTAFRLALTERDLDYVLAIKGTTSAHPADAVPVTPARTPGRGRPPGPSYPDPPSNCKDLIMAAGRSARRKVTWRRGTRTGPTNRTAAMRSEFTALRIRPANRDIPRADDGTLPEQWLIAEWPAGAPEPTDYWLASLPADTPISTMVRLAKIRWRIEHDYRELKTGVGLDHFEGRSWTGWHHHATLVTAAHVFLTRLRMTNPKASGQA, encoded by the coding sequence GTGGATGCTGCTGGTTTCGCTGCTGTGGGTGAGGAACTGGACGCCTTTGCCGGGCAGGTGTTCTCGTCGTTGTTGCGATCGGATCAGCGGGCCACCGCCGGGGTGTATCTGCGGGGGCTGATGCTGGACGGTCGACGCAAGTCGATGCAGCCGATGGCGGCGCGGCTGGGAGTGGACCACCAGCGGTTGCAGCAGTTCATCACGAACTCGCCGTGGGACGTGGTTCCCGTGCGCAGGACGCTGGCCCGGCTGGCGATCCAGGCCATCGAGCCGCAGGCGTGGGTGGTCGACGACACCGGTCAGGCCAAGGAGGGCACCGAGTCGGCGTGCGTGGCCCGGCAGTACTCGGGGACCCTGGGCAAGATCGGGAACTGCCAGGTCGCGGTCAGCGTGCACGCGGTCACCGACAAGGCGTCCGCGCCCCTGGACTGGCGCCTGTTCATGCCCGTGAGCTGGGACGATAGGTCCGCATCGACCGAAGAGTCAGCCGCCGAGGTGCGGCGCCGGCGGCGTCGATGCCAGATCCCGGACACCCAGCACCACCGCCCGAAGTGGCAGCTCGCGCTGGAGATGATCGACGACCTGCTGGCCCTGGGCCACCGCCCCCCGGTGGTGGTCGCGGACGCCGGCTACGGGGACACCACCGCGTTCCGGCTTGCCCTGACCGAGCGGGACCTGGACTACGTCCTCGCGATCAAGGGCACCACCAGCGCCCATCCCGCCGACGCCGTACCGGTCACCCCTGCCCGCACGCCCGGGCGGGGCCGGCCACCCGGACCGTCCTACCCGGACCCGCCCAGCAACTGCAAGGACCTGATCATGGCTGCTGGCCGCAGCGCCCGCCGCAAAGTCACCTGGCGGCGCGGAACCAGGACCGGTCCGACCAACCGCACCGCCGCGATGCGGTCGGAGTTCACCGCTCTACGGATCCGACCGGCCAACCGAGACATCCCCCGCGCAGACGACGGCACCCTGCCCGAACAGTGGCTCATCGCGGAATGGCCGGCGGGCGCGCCCGAGCCCACCGACTACTGGCTCGCCAGCCTGCCCGCCGACACCCCGATCTCCACCATGGTCCGTCTGGCCAAGATCCGCTGGCGGATCGAGCACGACTACCGCGAACTGAAAACCGGTGTGGGCCTTGACCATTTCGAAGGCCGAAGCTGGACCGGCTGGCACCACCACGCCACCCTGGTCACCGCCGCGCACGTGTTCCTGACCCGGCTCCGAATGACCAACCCAAAAGCATCTGGGCAGGCCTGA
- a CDS encoding IS1182-like element ISNml3 family transposase: protein MQGRSRDQRELLDAESVVGGLLKPGSVFAFLAAHRREVFPDGMFADLFPSGRGRPSVPADVMASVIVLQALHGLSDADTVDSVTFDLRWKAACGLPVTAAAFHATTLTYWRRRLAASQSPNRIFDAVRQVVDQTGVLAGKSRRALDSTILDDAVATQDTVTQLIAAIRRVRREVPGAAEVVGEHCSAHDYDDPGKPAIAWNDQQAREALVDALVTDAHRVLGHLPDQELGPKAADAVALLALVAGQDVEPVEGSDGTDGRWRIAQRVAPDRVISTVDPEARHAHKTVHRRQDGFKAHIAVEPDTGLVTACAVTMASGRGNSDAEVGPTLLAQETEKLHVLADSAYGSGSARAELDHAGHIALIKPFPLRSAVPGGFTLDDFTVDPEARTATCPNGVTRSITAQWSVTFGAACRGCPLRAQCTTSDAGRSLKLTEYESLLRAARRQAETEDFQQVYRRHRPMVERSISWLVRGNRKVRYRGVAKNDHWWHHRAAAINLRRMLTLGLTRVSGTWTIAPA from the coding sequence GTGCAGGGTCGGTCGCGGGATCAGCGTGAGTTGTTGGATGCCGAGTCGGTAGTCGGTGGGCTGCTCAAGCCGGGCAGCGTGTTCGCGTTTCTGGCCGCGCACCGTCGGGAGGTGTTCCCGGACGGCATGTTCGCGGATCTGTTTCCGTCGGGTCGGGGCCGCCCGTCAGTGCCGGCCGACGTGATGGCGTCGGTGATTGTGCTGCAGGCTCTGCACGGCCTGTCCGACGCGGACACGGTGGACTCGGTGACGTTCGATCTGCGGTGGAAGGCAGCGTGCGGGTTACCGGTGACCGCTGCGGCGTTCCATGCCACGACATTGACGTACTGGCGGCGTCGGCTGGCCGCTTCGCAGTCGCCGAACCGGATCTTCGACGCGGTCCGCCAGGTCGTGGACCAGACCGGGGTGCTGGCTGGAAAGAGCAGGCGAGCGTTGGATTCCACGATCCTGGACGACGCGGTCGCCACCCAGGACACGGTCACCCAGTTGATCGCGGCGATCCGCCGGGTCCGCCGCGAGGTACCCGGCGCCGCCGAGGTCGTCGGCGAGCACTGCTCGGCTCACGACTATGACGACCCGGGCAAACCGGCGATCGCCTGGAACGATCAGCAGGCCCGCGAGGCCCTTGTCGATGCGCTGGTCACCGACGCGCATCGGGTGCTGGGACACCTGCCCGACCAGGAGCTCGGACCGAAGGCGGCGGACGCGGTCGCCCTCTTGGCGTTGGTCGCCGGGCAGGACGTGGAACCGGTCGAGGGCTCGGACGGCACCGACGGACGGTGGCGGATCGCGCAGCGGGTCGCCCCGGACCGGGTGATCTCCACCGTGGACCCGGAGGCGCGGCACGCCCACAAGACCGTCCACCGGCGGCAGGACGGGTTCAAGGCACACATCGCGGTCGAACCCGACACCGGTCTGGTCACCGCCTGCGCGGTGACCATGGCCAGCGGACGCGGCAACAGCGACGCCGAGGTTGGACCCACCTTGCTGGCACAGGAGACCGAAAAGCTGCACGTGCTGGCCGATTCGGCGTACGGATCGGGATCCGCGCGGGCCGAACTGGACCATGCCGGGCACATCGCGTTGATCAAGCCGTTCCCGCTGCGGTCGGCCGTGCCGGGCGGGTTCACCCTGGACGACTTCACCGTCGACCCCGAGGCCAGGACGGCCACCTGCCCGAACGGGGTGACCCGGTCGATCACCGCGCAATGGTCCGTCACCTTCGGAGCGGCTTGCCGCGGCTGCCCGCTCCGGGCCCAATGCACGACCAGCGACGCCGGTCGATCGCTGAAGCTGACCGAGTACGAAAGCCTGCTCAGGGCGGCCCGTCGACAAGCGGAAACCGAGGACTTCCAACAGGTCTACCGACGGCACCGGCCGATGGTCGAACGATCGATCTCCTGGCTGGTCCGCGGCAACCGCAAAGTCCGCTACCGCGGCGTCGCCAAGAACGACCACTGGTGGCACCACCGCGCCGCTGCGATCAACCTCAGGCGAATGCTCACCCTCGGGCTGACGCGGGTGAGCGGGACGTGGACCATTGCACCGGCCTGA
- a CDS encoding IS1380-like element ISNml2 family transposase encodes MRKSTGLYPSLRVDATGKRVVSHGGSVLLALAADRVGLGRGLSAALRPWRKPMAVHDPGKILLDLAISLAIGGDCLADIAQLRAEPAVFGHVASDPTVSRLIDTLASDATAALKAIDTARAAARARAWKLAGPAAPNHDRSAKAPLVVDVDATLVTAHSEKQLAAATFKKGFGFHPIGAWADHGPDGTGEPLAMLLRPGNAGSNTAADHISVVKAALAQLPCTTADRRPGRGVLVRTDGAGGTHEFVDWMARQRVQYSVGFTLTTDITAKVDALPEAAWTPAYNADQEPRDGAWVAELTGVLKLKGWPKDMRVIVRAERPHPGAQLKFTDSNGNRLTAFATNTKGGQLADLELRHRRRARCEDRIRNSKDTGLNNLPLNDFAQNQVWIAVVQLATELTAWMQMLAFTGTPARTWEPKKLRHRLFSVAARIGRKARRTWLRLSAHAPHRDLLLHGLARLRNLPQLT; translated from the coding sequence ATGCGGAAGTCTACCGGGCTGTACCCGTCGCTCCGAGTCGATGCCACCGGCAAGCGGGTGGTGTCCCACGGCGGGTCGGTGCTGCTGGCCTTGGCCGCGGACAGGGTCGGTTTGGGTCGTGGGTTGTCGGCGGCGTTGAGGCCGTGGCGCAAGCCGATGGCGGTGCACGACCCGGGCAAGATCCTGCTCGACCTGGCGATCTCGCTGGCGATCGGCGGTGACTGCCTGGCCGACATCGCCCAACTGCGGGCCGAGCCCGCCGTGTTCGGTCATGTGGCGTCCGACCCGACTGTGTCCCGGCTGATCGACACCCTCGCCTCGGACGCGACGGCAGCGCTGAAGGCGATCGACACCGCGCGGGCGGCAGCCCGCGCCCGGGCGTGGAAGCTGGCCGGACCCGCCGCACCGAACCATGACCGGTCGGCGAAGGCGCCGCTGGTCGTCGACGTGGACGCCACCCTGGTCACCGCGCACTCCGAAAAGCAGCTGGCAGCAGCAACATTCAAGAAGGGCTTCGGGTTCCACCCGATCGGCGCGTGGGCCGACCACGGCCCGGACGGCACCGGTGAACCCCTGGCGATGCTGCTGAGGCCGGGCAACGCCGGCTCCAACACCGCAGCCGACCACATCAGCGTGGTCAAGGCCGCGCTCGCGCAACTGCCCTGCACCACGGCGGACCGACGGCCCGGCCGCGGTGTGCTGGTCCGCACCGACGGGGCCGGCGGAACCCACGAGTTCGTGGACTGGATGGCCCGGCAACGGGTCCAGTACTCGGTCGGGTTCACCCTGACCACCGACATCACCGCCAAGGTCGACGCCCTGCCGGAGGCGGCGTGGACACCCGCGTACAACGCCGACCAGGAGCCCCGGGACGGGGCCTGGGTGGCCGAACTGACCGGGGTCCTCAAGCTCAAGGGCTGGCCCAAGGACATGCGGGTCATCGTCCGCGCCGAACGACCCCATCCCGGTGCCCAGCTGAAGTTCACCGACTCGAACGGCAACCGGCTCACCGCGTTCGCCACGAACACCAAAGGCGGACAGCTCGCGGATCTGGAACTGCGGCATCGGCGCCGCGCCCGCTGCGAGGACCGGATCCGCAACTCGAAGGACACCGGCCTGAACAACCTGCCCCTCAACGACTTTGCCCAGAATCAAGTGTGGATCGCGGTCGTGCAACTGGCCACCGAACTGACCGCATGGATGCAGATGCTCGCCTTCACCGGCACCCCGGCGCGGACCTGGGAGCCCAAGAAGCTGCGGCACCGACTGTTCAGCGTCGCCGCCCGGATCGGCCGCAAAGCCCGCCGTACCTGGCTCCGCCTGTCCGCGCACGCACCCCACCGCGACCTCCTCCTGCACGGCCTGGCCCGGCTGCGGAACCTGCCGCAACTGACCTGA